The Methanobacterium sp. Maddingley MBC34 DNA window CATTATTTTTTTAAGGTATTTTTTTATCGTATTACACTTGAAGTTGATCTCTAACTTTCTATTTTTTCTTCAACAAAATGTAATCCTTAAACTTACACTTGAAACTCATGTCTTACTCATTAAAAAACTCATGTTTTTCTTCCGATTGTATTCAATTTGTGGAATGTTAAGTTTCACTAACTTCTATTTGTTGAAAACATTTTTTTTGTTTTTTTTCTAAGCTGAAAAATTTTACACTTGAAATTGGTGTCTTACTCCTTAAACTTTAATCACCAAAGACTATTCTAACTGCAATGACCTTATTTACATAGTGATATTCTGTGTATTGGAGACGCTGACTTGTATATGATGTTGGAATAATTTATATTGCATTTAAATCTGAATTGGTAAAAATTGGTAAAATTAGATTAATTAATAATTAGATCTAATTGATAATCAGATTATTGATGTTACTTCGGCGTTTATTAATGAGTGGAGAAAGTTGATGGAAATTGAACTAATAATTATCATAGTTGCAGCTCTTTTAATTGATGTAACATTAGGAGAGCTACCATCTTCAATTCATCCTGTAGTATGGATGGGCAAATCAATAGAAAAAATTAAGTATTTGTTATATAGTAATTCCAAAGTTAAAAATAGACTTTCAGGTTTCTTAATGACTGTGATTATTATCAGTGTTTTTGATACTATTTTTTTTCTGATTTTATATATTTCCTCAATTTTAAATATTCTATCTTTACATATTCCCTTATTTAATTACATATTTTTCTTATTAATAGCTTCTATTATTCTTTCAACAACTTTTGCAATTAAATCTTTAGTAAAATTTGTATACGATGTTTATTTAAGTATTGATGAAGATTTAGAAAAAGGTAGGAAATCTGTTTCATTTTTAGTTAGTAGAGATACTTCTAATTTATCTTCAGAGAATGTAGTGTCTGCAGCAATTGAAACTCTCACTGAAAATATCACTGACTCAGTTATCAGTCCATTATTTTACATTTTCATTTTTGGTTTTTTTGGAATGATCTTAGTCTCTTTGAATGTCTTATACTATTTGAATCCATTCTTAACAGTGGGTGAGATGGGATGGATTGGATCTTCAGGGTATCAATTCCCTATTATTCTAGGAGTCCTAGCCGGAGTGTCTTACCGGGTGGTAAATACTTTAGATGCTATGGTTGGTTATAAAAACCCTCAAAATATTGATATTGGGTGGTTCCCAGCCAGGTTAGATGACATTCTTAATTATGTCCCTGCCCGGTTAACCGGCTTTTTGGTGGTTTTATCATCCATCCCTATGAGGTTGGATTATAAATGTGCATGGCAGGTTATGTTAAACGAGGCACGTAATACTCCCAGCCCTAACTCTGGCTATCCAATGGCTGCAGCAGCTGGAGCTCTGGGTGTTCAGTTAACAAAACCAGGAGTATACAAATTAGGATATCCTAAAAAAGATTTAAAACCTGAAATAATTAAAAAAGCCATTAAATTAACCATAACCACCATAACCATATTTTTAATAATTATAATTTTAATTCCAATCTTCTTAATTTTTCTATTAAACCTATAAAGCTTTCCATTAAACCTATAAAGATATTAAATGGTCTGCATATCATGGGGGCTTATTCAAGATGCTCTATTAACTCTAAAAATTAAGCCCTAAAAATATAAAATTAATTAACATTCATCTAGCATCTTTAATGGAGTTTTATATATTCTTTCAATGGTAATATTAGTCAGCTACTATTAAATTAATTTCAAAGATTTATTTAACCTAATTAACTCATTGTTTTATCAACATCATGGGTTTATTAACATTAATTAAATTACAACTTAATAATTAAATTACAAACATAAAGTGGTTTCATGAGATTTGCAATAATAAGTGTGACTAAAGAAGGGCAGAAAATTGCCAGTGACATGGCATTGGTTTTAAAGAATGATCCCACTGTCATAAAAGTTGATTTGTTCCATAAAAATGTTAATGCGACGGTGAGTAAATTATTCAATGATTATGATTGTTGGGTTGCTATAATGGCCACCGGGATCATGGTTAGAGTTATTTGTCCCCTGGTTGAATCAAAATTAAATGATCCTGCGGT harbors:
- a CDS encoding cobalamin biosynthesis protein cobD/CbiB (PFAM: CobD/Cbib protein~TIGRFAM: cobalamin biosynthesis protein CobD); amino-acid sequence: MEIELIIIIVAALLIDVTLGELPSSIHPVVWMGKSIEKIKYLLYSNSKVKNRLSGFLMTVIIISVFDTIFFLILYISSILNILSLHIPLFNYIFFLLIASIILSTTFAIKSLVKFVYDVYLSIDEDLEKGRKSVSFLVSRDTSNLSSENVVSAAIETLTENITDSVISPLFYIFIFGFFGMILVSLNVLYYLNPFLTVGEMGWIGSSGYQFPIILGVLAGVSYRVVNTLDAMVGYKNPQNIDIGWFPARLDDILNYVPARLTGFLVVLSSIPMRLDYKCAWQVMLNEARNTPSPNSGYPMAAAAGALGVQLTKPGVYKLGYPKKDLKPEIIKKAIKLTITTITIFLIIIILIPIFLIFLLNL